gaacaaaaatttaactttcCATCCATGGTACTGATTGACGATTTGTTTTCCTCTGGcgttttaaattacatttttgatGAACAACGATAACTTTTGACAAAAAGcttaaaaataacatataaaaagcttttttcataaaatatttcttataaattgaTGGCTTATGCGATTTATTCATTATTAtgtatctttaaattaatttgctgAAGTTCCCAAGCTACTTTTGAGGAAAAGCTTTacaacaaaaatagattttcacAAAAAgagccttttaaatttttattaatttaaatttaaaaaaaaaaatttttttgttgattaaaaaagctttttcagtaaaaaaaaaagcATAGAGAATAgatatagagcggaaactctcctgtcaatgAGCTAAcacagttgtcagaaacctaagtggtgagaatgtattagtagaaaaaactatgtgaaaacaaaaacaacactcgtatgtgtgactattttgagtaatttttttatttgagtgtttttctagtttccgctctatgtttctttATGAAAACAAGGCTTTGACCTAACAAtactttctttaaataaaactctcttttgaaaatattttttattatttcttttaattccaGTGGCAGCAAATCTCGTGGCAATTCATTGCGCTTTCCCAAAGCAAATCTTGCCACCAAAAAAacagaatttgttttaaaatccaACTGTGATCTTAATAATAGAAAGAAGAAACAGCAGCAAAATCGAACACAAACTGATAAAATTAATGTGGATGAAGATAAtcatcatgatgatgatgacgataataatgaacaagaaaataaagaattttatggAATCTACAAACCAAAGCCAAGGTATGTTAAAATGGGTTCAAAAAACtgtataaatttgaattttaaatgtttttcctAAAAGtgctggaatattttttttttacaaagtaaaCTATTGAAATTGTGTTAAGTTGTTGGTGTTATTTTTTAACTCATGATACAATGATATAAGGTAGTATCACCAGTAACTACGTTCTCATTTATACATTCCCTTAAATGTCAGCCACatacaaaaaaagtaatatcaaagcaaaacatcaaaaaataaaaaaaatattaaatatttttttgtaaacaaatttacattaaatttacaatatgcGTGTTATGTGTTGTGTGTGTAAATGTTCATTCGAACAAAAGGACGTATAGTTCATAGTGtccagaaaataaaataattgaatggAGTGCTGCTTGTGGAGTTCAACTAAAGAAACATTCAAGGATTTGTATGTATCATTTTAGGAATTGGGACTACATTGAACTACATCAAGAATCAAAACCTGCACGTCTGATGCCAACCAATTAAAGGAATGACTTATTTTCTTGCTTAAGCAGATGGAATATCTACCAAAGAAAAAGTGATTCAAacttttaatgtgtttttttgtagtttctcattctatttttttcaattttgtttttcatatttcagtTGTTTGACTTTACAAGGCATAAAATTAACAACTCTCCCtaatgattctaccttctaaaattattgtatcatgttttaactaaacaaaaactttaaaataaataatgtaattttGGAAATTGGATTCAATATTAAGTACATACTggcatttttaagaaaattttaaaataaattataaaatgtaattattattacaTACTTAAAATATGATTTAAGAAATAGAAACTAATAATTACATTTTACTTTAGCTTAACTTGTTTATCCACCTCCGTGACAACACCAAATCATCAATCGGCGTTTGTGTGTTTAGTAGCCCAAATGAAAAGTCTGGTAAATCTACAGTCCAAAAAACAGCACAGCCCTGTCAAAGCAGCAGCTGCAGAGGGGGCCATAAATGAGCCCATAAAAGAGCTGTATGTGCGTAAAAAGCCTGCTGCTAAAAAGTCCTTGCATTTAGAGGAGCCAAAGGAATTGGCCAAGACGCGCACAACTCGTCTTTCCTCAAATgctgttaaaaataaaagtgtCTCAAATACCACCACCAACACACTAAACCATtcaaaagaaaatgttaaacGAACAAATGCCAAATCAAATAATCTCTCCAAATTATCAACGGTGGCAATAACAAAAGCCAAATCTCGCAGAAAATTAGGCCGTGCCAAATCGAAAACCATTAATCTGGTTAACCTGGCTACCACAAGAGCCAAAGGAAAACTACAAACGAGTGTATCTATGCCGGCTGTAATCAGTGATGAGACCAAAAATTCGGCAGCCACCACCAGCAAAAGAACACGTAAACGTAAAAATGCACACGAAGATGAAACAGAACCACCCACAAAAACCGTTTCCATGAAGTCTCTTGCGCCGGCAGCACGTAAAAGTTCTAGACAGTCGAAGGATATGAGCAGCACTACAACTAAACAAAATCCCCCACAAACTACCTTAAAATCATCTCAAAAATCTACGCGCAAGAATCCAGCAACGGTTGTATGTTTTTCACCACCACTAACACGTTCTCGACTGAAGCATTTAGCCGAACAGGGTATGATTATTTCAAGTAATACACCAACTTATGTTAAAAAACGTAGAAATTAATTgtaaaaactaataattcttTGCTTTTTTCCCCCTCTCCTTACGATTTTGTAATCTGTGTCCATCATGTATGCATGTTTATTTGTGGATTAAACAAGATCTCTAAAACAAAATGAACACACTTTTAAATGTGGTTGCTTAacgaatttcaatttcaaataacCTTTCTGTACTCGTTTATCTATCTCATTCCCTAGTatgtttgttatattttaaatgtaaaattatttaaaatgaattatatataaacaaaacaaaaacatacagatattttgaagaattttctTACTCTGTGCGTGATATTATTAATGACTCTGATAGAGtgaaaaatttagaagaaaaaacaacaatatacatacattaatattagttattttaaaagtattttcgCACTAAGGAGAATACCTGTcacaatttataatttgataaattatcaaacataaaagttttgtttttggatTCTTCCTTGAAAGATTTGcaagtttatgttatatttctTTCTGGCACTCAAAAACTTTTTCTTATTAAACAGATTGTGTTTTgtcgttaattttgtttacaaagttTGTAAATCAGTGTTGGGATTATTACGTAATTCAATACAaagaagaatttttaaaataaattcattttcgTATCAATGTACCAAGAAAactaatttgaatttcaaatatgtatttatatgtctGCTTAGGAtgtctttttatttatattatttttgtcttttacttatgttttgtaatttgttaacaaaatttgtatttgttttcgcAACATTAACTTTATATTAACATTCGATTTAGAAAGAAACTATCAGGAAAATGGTGAAAATTGTTCCATTTGAAATTATGTGATGAATTTCAATCGATATGTAATAATTTTGTACTTATGCCTTATTATTTCCTTAAGAAATATTCTCCGTAtgacaaataacaaataataaaagacAAAGGCgagaaatatgttaaaaatttatggaaaagttattaaattaattaattgattgTGTGAACATTTCCATTACATACCTGAATGGTCGTACAAATTTTGTCTAAATCTTTACCGTTAAAAATTGGATACCGTAATTTCAGTCGAAGACTAAAATTTATGAGTTAAAACAAAACCTActgtacattttaattttcgtaTGTGATGAAAACCAATCGATTTGAAAAGTTGTAATGACTGCCGATCGATTTCTGGAATAGTTTATGCACCTAATGCctaattatttttcaacaaaaataatgctCACTTGACTAttagcaaataatttaaaagaatttaggCCAGAAATTTGATTCaaattaattcaaagtattaatattaaattttaaataaagcacaaaacaaaactaataaataacaTCAAATCCTTTTTAGTTTTCGAATTGTTTCGTTTTCGAAATCATTTTGTATCACAAACCTATATGACACAGCTCTCTCTGATATTCGATTAGCTTTAAGATCTCCTTCTCAAATACTATTTTATATAGAGATACAAAAATAGGTAATGATATGAAGCATCAATCATATcatttgtatatttaatattatgtattagttttgttttcaaatttattttttgaaaataattacaaataacAGCAGCTACGTTTTAAAGCGAAGCTCTATTAGTTTCCGAATGACGACTAAAATAACTCGTTGATTCCGTAGTTAGCATTCCaatcaattttgttttagtttcttCAGAAGGCGTTTAGtttcttttaagttttaataaaatcatagAATTAATACATAGTAGGAAAGAAGAGGGAAATGTAAAATTACTGTTTTTTCACAtccatacaacaacaaaatacatggcaaTACATTTTCATGAATTAGgattttgacaacagacttaaggcccaactataatatgcatacactagcttaagtcagcttaagcaaatgtgcgaatacatataaaacgtatgtgacaaactataatgtacttaagagagtttcgtcaagtttcgtcgaattttatttgcttaagcaaagtgcgaagctggtcgcacattccgtacggaatcagctgtttatttattttatacaaagaaaataaagaaataaatgaaaaggatgaagaaaatttatatattttgataaaataataagaaatacgtatttttttaattgcaagttgcacataaatgttcaaatggggctaaatagttttgaatgcacataagtacattatggccacctaaaagtttctttgaatttccttaagcatttgacagacttttcgttcggttttgacattaccttaagctagcttatgcatattatagttgggcctttaggTTTTTGGAAATAGATGAccactagataggtaactgagagtcAAAAAGTCATAGAATAaaacaaggcgtattaacaagttGAGTGCATATTCTTAATTCGCCCTAGTTTAATCTAGGTCTtctgtcaaactttgtttatgtttacatttgttattaaaaataagtcaAGCGAGTTTtgtaatatagaaaaaaaaaaaaaaaaagtatattttgttaaattaaatttaacgaaGGTCCAAactatttgtaatttaaatgtCAGCATTATGTTCAACACTAGATCGTATCCTACTCGATAACACTTACAGTGGGCTGGAAAACAAAACAAGACAAAAAAGTGAATACACCGTGCAGGCCTTTATAATCAAGAAGTGGATATTCAAATCTAGACCAAAACCCATTATAGCAAATGCAGCAAAGTCTGTAAAAAGTCTttgttttattcaatatttttacgcTAAATTCAACATACAatcaaatatgaaataaaagtaaaattttccaaaaaaaaagttagacaATTTCCATTTCAAATATGTACGATGTTCGCCCGTGGCCAGCATTACTTTAACATACAAGTTGGAATTGATGGATAGATTGgcaaaacgtattttttaatatattttactccatagaataaacgcatagaacggaaggagagagtaatatatatggaaaaattactctcttttcacacatacgggtgatacaaaaacaaaatacatgcaatacattctcatgaattaggtttttgacaagagacttaggtttttggctctcagttacctatctagttgttgtctatgtttTACTCccagttgcgcctctagttcTGCCCTATGCAAAAACCTAAGCctgttgtcaaaaatctaattttctttccttccgttctatgtatttattttacgtTTTTGGCTCTCTATTTACTAGGCTATACAAATTATTCgacttttcttttgtttgaataaaacaaatatttcgaataagaaatttt
The nucleotide sequence above comes from Calliphora vicina chromosome 1, idCalVici1.1, whole genome shotgun sequence. Encoded proteins:
- the LOC135948932 gene encoding probable myosin light chain kinase DDB_G0279831 isoform X3; its protein translation is MLVATPGQTTAYSTIHNNNNNNSSSSSNGGGGNGTAAATSSNKKSTTTLNSTNATASGTPKSLNNNNNHTVSTVANKNSLNTNTHGPVSYNYHANPKNDNSVSNKHSNQTKMTATSSRETISASVTTAAITHSLKNENSTNNTTATNTTTTTTTTKQQSFIQTLKDSVQKALISTTGSSTTTLAHKLATDNKLPNNCNNLTTSIQNVTSSSSSTSHNANKVSTTTSSTNSSHSTAATQSSTSSSVSLVRSKYFSCSLSKLHTVAPTIIHRYPEERQHASSTDSLQKEMCHFKPIRIVPTTPWKSGSKSRGNSLRFPKANLATKKTEFVLKSNCDLNNRKKKQQQNRTQTDKINVDEDNHHDDDDDNNEQENKEFYGIYKPKPSLTCLSTSVTTPNHQSAFVCLVAQMKSLVNLQSKKQHSPVKAAAAEGAINEPIKELYVRKKPAAKKSLHLEEPKELAKTRTTRLSSNAVKNKSVSNTTTNTLNHSKENVKRTNAKSNNLSKLSTVAITKAKSRRKLGRAKSKTINLVNLATTRAKGKLQTSVSMPAVISDETKNSAATTSKRTRKRKNAHEDETEPPTKTVSMKSLAPAARKSSRQSKDMSSTTTKQNPPQTTLKSSQKSTRKNPATVVCFSPPLTRSRLKHLAEQDL
- the LOC135948932 gene encoding probable myosin light chain kinase DDB_G0279831 isoform X1 — its product is MLVATPGQTTAYSTIHNNNNNNSSSSSNGGGGNGTAAATSSNKKSTTTLNSTNATASGTPKSLNNNNNHTVSTVANKNSLNTNTHGPVSYNYHANPKNDNSVSNKHSNQTKMTATSSRETISASVTTAAITHSLKNENSTNNTTATNTTTTTTTTKQQSFIQTLKDSVQKALISTTGSSTTTLAHKLATDNKLPNNCNNLTTSIQNVTSSSSSTSHNANKVSTTTSSTNSSHSTAATQSSTSSSVSLVRSKYFSCSLSKLHTVAPTIIHRYPEERQHASSTDSLQKEMCHFKPIRIVPTTPWKSGSKSRGNSLRFPKANLATKKTEFVLKSNCDLNNRKKKQQQNRTQTDKINVDEDNHHDDDDDNNEQENKEFYGIYKPKPSLTCLSTSVTTPNHQSAFVCLVAQMKSLVNLQSKKQHSPVKAAAAEGAINEPIKELYVRKKPAAKKSLHLEEPKELAKTRTTRLSSNAVKNKSVSNTTTNTLNHSKENVKRTNAKSNNLSKLSTVAITKAKSRRKLGRAKSKTINLVNLATTRAKGKLQTSVSMPAVISDETKNSAATTSKRTRKRKNAHEDETEPPTKTVSMKSLAPAARKSSRQSKDMSSTTTKQNPPQTTLKSSQKSTRKNPATVVCFSPPLTRSRLKHLAEQGMIISSNTPTYVKKRRN
- the LOC135948932 gene encoding probable myosin light chain kinase DDB_G0279831 isoform X2 → MLVATPGQTTAYSTIHNNNNNNSSSSSNGGGGNGTAAATSSNKKSTTTLNSTNATASGTPKSLNNNNNHTVSTVANKNSLNTNTHGPVSYNYHANPKNDNSVSNKHSNQTKMTATSSRETISASVTTAAITHSLKNENSTNNTTATNTTTTTTTTKQQSFIQTLKDSVQKALISTTGSSTTTLAHKLATDNKLPNNCNNLTTSIQNVTSSSSSTSHNANKVSTTTSSTNSSHSTAATQSSTSSSVSLVRSKYFSCSLSKLHTVAPTIIHRYPEERQHASSTDSLQKEMCHFKPIRIVPTTPWKSGSKSRGNSLRFPKANLATKKTEFVLKSNCDLNNRKKKQQQNRTQTDKINVDEDNHHDDDDDNNEQENKEFYGIYKPKPSLTCLSTSVTTPNHQSAFVCLVAQMKSLVNLQSKKQHSPVKAAAAEGAINEPIKELYVRKKPAAKKSLHLEEPKELAKTRTTRLSSNAVKNKSVSNTTTNTLNHSKENVKRTNAKSNNLSKLSTVAITKAKSRRKLGRAKSKTINLVNLATTRAKGKLQTSVSMPAVISDETKNSAATTSKRTRKRKNAHEDETEPPTKTVSMKSLAPAARKSSRQSKDMSSTTTKQNPPQTTLKSSQKSTRKNPATVVCFSPPLTRSRLKHLAEQGMIISNL